The following proteins are co-located in the Microbulbifer sp. VAAF005 genome:
- a CDS encoding DUF1315 family protein, giving the protein MSFEQVLKSLNPEIVGSLKRAIELGKWPNGVALSPEQRNLCAEAVSNWESANLPREQQVGYVAPKTKDEPCVGKKDDEQAVNWVG; this is encoded by the coding sequence ATGTCTTTTGAGCAAGTGTTAAAGAGTTTGAATCCCGAGATTGTGGGCAGCTTAAAGCGGGCCATTGAACTTGGAAAATGGCCCAATGGTGTTGCGCTATCCCCTGAGCAACGCAACCTATGCGCAGAAGCGGTTTCCAATTGGGAGTCCGCAAACCTTCCGCGGGAGCAACAGGTAGGCTATGTGGCGCCGAAGACCAAGGATGAGCCCTGTGTAGGAAAAAAAGACGATGAGCAAGCTGTTAACTGGGTTGGCTAG
- the uvrA gene encoding excinuclease ABC subunit UvrA: MDTIYVRGARTHNLKNIDLDIPRDKLIVITGLSGSGKSSLAFDTLYAEGQRRYVESLSTYARQFLSMMEKPDVDTVEGLSPAISIEQKSTSHNPRSTVGTITEIYDYLRLLFARVGEPRCPEHDKPLQAQTISQMVDQVLALPEGSKIMLLAPVVRDRKGEHQHVFEQLRRDGFVRARIDGVICDLDDTPKLDKRRKHTIEVVVDRFKVREDLQLRLAESFETALNLTDGIASISFMDGDQEDRLFSARHACPVCDYSLDELEPRLFSFNNPAGACPSCDGLGVKQFFDEDKVIIDSESSISEGAIRGWDRRNIYYYHMLDSLAEHYGFDLGKPWKKLRKAHRKVILQGSGDEEIDFSYINDRGDVTVRQHTFEGIIPNFQRRYRDTESQSVREELAKYLSTQKCPECHGTRLRREARHVFVDNRTLAQITELPVGDAFEYFDHELAFKGAQKEIADKILKELRDRFRFLVDVGLNYLTLNRSAETLSGGEAQRIRLASQIGAGLVGVMYILDEPSIGLHQRDNERLLNTLTHLRDIGNTVIVVEHDEDAIRSADFIVDIGPGAGVHGGEVVAAGTADKITKCKKSLTGQYLSGKKKIAVPEERYVPDPDYLLRLEGASGNNLQDVDLEIPVGLFTCVTGVSGSGKSTLINTTLYPLAATALNKATTLKASPYKEVHGLEHFDKCVDIDQSPIGRTPRSNPATYTGIFTPIRDLFAGTQEARSRGYKPGRFSFNVKGGRCEACQGDGVIKVEMHFLPDVYVPCDTCHGKRYNRETLEVHYKGKNIHEVLEMTVEDAREFFDPVPAIAKKLQTLMDVGLSYIKLGQAATTLSGGEAQRVKLSRELSKRDTGQTLYILDEPTTGLHFADIQLLLDVLHRLRDHGNTIVVIEHNLDVIKTADWIVDLGPEGGSGGGQIIATGTPEDVAEMDISHTGRFLKTMLN; this comes from the coding sequence GTGGACACGATTTATGTAAGGGGTGCTCGCACCCACAACCTGAAGAATATCGATCTGGACATTCCCCGCGATAAACTGATCGTTATCACCGGCCTGTCCGGTTCCGGCAAATCTTCCCTGGCCTTTGACACCCTCTACGCAGAGGGACAGCGCCGCTACGTGGAATCACTCTCCACCTACGCCCGTCAATTCCTGTCGATGATGGAAAAGCCGGATGTGGATACCGTCGAGGGGCTATCACCGGCAATTTCAATCGAGCAGAAGTCCACCTCTCACAACCCCCGCTCCACTGTAGGTACCATCACAGAGATCTATGACTACCTGCGGCTGCTATTTGCCCGGGTTGGAGAACCCCGCTGCCCCGAGCACGACAAACCCCTGCAAGCCCAGACGATCAGCCAGATGGTGGATCAGGTACTGGCTTTACCGGAAGGCAGCAAGATTATGTTGCTGGCGCCAGTAGTTCGCGATCGAAAAGGTGAGCACCAGCACGTGTTTGAACAACTGCGCCGGGACGGATTTGTGCGGGCACGGATCGACGGAGTTATCTGTGACCTGGACGACACCCCCAAGCTGGATAAGCGCCGCAAGCATACCATTGAGGTGGTGGTAGACCGCTTTAAGGTGCGTGAGGACCTGCAACTGCGTTTGGCGGAATCCTTCGAAACTGCCCTGAATCTCACCGACGGTATCGCCTCCATCAGTTTTATGGATGGAGACCAGGAAGATCGCCTCTTCTCCGCCCGCCACGCCTGCCCCGTCTGTGATTACTCACTGGATGAGCTGGAACCGCGCCTGTTCTCCTTCAACAACCCCGCGGGTGCCTGCCCCAGCTGTGACGGCCTGGGCGTCAAACAGTTCTTCGATGAAGACAAGGTAATTATCGATTCGGAAAGCAGTATTTCCGAGGGCGCCATTCGCGGTTGGGACAGACGCAACATTTACTATTACCACATGCTCGACTCCCTCGCCGAGCACTACGGTTTCGATCTGGGTAAGCCCTGGAAAAAATTACGCAAAGCCCACCGCAAGGTTATCCTGCAGGGCAGTGGCGACGAAGAGATAGACTTCAGCTACATCAATGATCGCGGCGATGTCACCGTGCGCCAGCACACCTTCGAGGGCATTATCCCCAATTTCCAACGCCGCTATCGGGATACCGAGTCCCAATCGGTACGGGAGGAGTTAGCCAAGTATCTGAGTACACAAAAATGCCCAGAGTGCCACGGTACCCGCCTGCGCCGCGAGGCCCGTCATGTCTTTGTGGATAACCGCACCCTGGCGCAAATTACTGAGCTGCCTGTAGGCGATGCGTTCGAGTATTTCGACCATGAGCTGGCTTTTAAAGGCGCCCAGAAAGAGATTGCCGATAAGATTCTCAAAGAGCTTCGCGATCGATTCCGCTTCCTCGTCGATGTCGGCCTGAATTACCTGACCCTAAACCGCAGTGCAGAAACCCTCTCCGGCGGCGAAGCACAGCGCATTCGCCTCGCCAGCCAGATCGGCGCCGGCCTCGTGGGCGTAATGTATATTCTCGACGAGCCCTCTATCGGCCTACACCAGCGGGACAACGAGCGCCTGCTCAACACCCTTACCCACCTGCGCGATATCGGCAACACGGTTATTGTGGTGGAGCACGATGAGGATGCCATTCGCAGTGCCGACTTTATCGTCGATATTGGCCCCGGTGCCGGAGTCCATGGTGGAGAAGTCGTGGCAGCGGGTACCGCCGATAAAATTACCAAATGCAAGAAATCCCTAACCGGTCAGTACCTCTCCGGCAAAAAGAAAATTGCCGTACCGGAAGAACGCTACGTACCCGACCCGGACTATTTGTTGCGCCTCGAAGGGGCCAGTGGAAATAATTTACAGGACGTCGATCTGGAGATCCCAGTAGGATTATTTACCTGTGTAACCGGTGTATCCGGCTCTGGTAAGTCCACCCTGATTAATACAACCCTCTATCCACTTGCCGCCACTGCACTTAACAAAGCAACAACCCTTAAGGCCTCTCCCTATAAAGAGGTGCACGGTCTGGAGCACTTCGACAAATGCGTGGATATTGATCAGAGTCCTATCGGGCGCACTCCTCGCTCAAACCCGGCAACCTATACCGGTATTTTTACCCCAATTCGCGACTTGTTTGCTGGCACCCAGGAAGCCCGCTCACGGGGCTATAAACCTGGACGCTTCAGCTTTAACGTCAAGGGTGGGCGCTGTGAAGCCTGCCAGGGCGACGGGGTGATTAAGGTAGAAATGCACTTTTTGCCGGATGTCTATGTACCCTGTGATACCTGTCACGGCAAGCGCTACAACCGCGAGACCCTGGAGGTACACTACAAGGGCAAGAATATCCACGAAGTATTGGAAATGACCGTGGAAGATGCACGGGAATTCTTTGACCCTGTGCCCGCAATCGCGAAGAAGTTGCAAACCCTAATGGATGTCGGCCTCTCATATATCAAGCTGGGCCAGGCTGCCACCACTCTCTCAGGTGGTGAAGCCCAACGGGTAAAACTCTCCCGCGAGCTATCCAAACGAGACACTGGGCAAACCCTGTACATCCTCGACGAACCGACTACCGGCCTGCACTTTGCCGATATCCAATTACTGCTGGATGTTCTCCATCGCCTGCGCGATCACGGCAATACCATCGTAGTGATCGAACACAATCTGGACGTGATCAAAACTGCAGACTGGATTGTAGACCTGGGCCCGGAGGGTGGCTCTGGCGGCGGGCAAATTATTGCCACGGGGACACCTGAGGATGTTGCAGAAATGGACATTTCCCATACCGGGCGCTTTCTAAAAACCATGCTGAACTAA
- a CDS encoding biotin-dependent carboxyltransferase family protein, whose translation MGIHFLRAGLQTSIQDLGRPGMMHCGIPWGGAADPLSMKIANLLLGNPLGHPTFEITLLGPRIEFLCNLTIAIAGGQFRGSLNNESIDNFRTYRVKPGDILDIAQAISGARIYLAISAKIDAPNILGSSATHIISKFGANSGKPITSNEVIHFKEVHTAKESVLNKRFHLHYSHNSKLRLVAGPESNLFSKKFIEHFYGSTYLVSTQSNRMGIRLSTKNNSTIHKITNGKTQLSSAGLYPGSIQVPPDANPIISFIEGQTIGGYPRIGHIIKSELHRLGQLAPKNKITFQEISIEESREIFKKKQDLIKKLQQSLNLKHREALSL comes from the coding sequence ATGGGTATTCACTTTCTTCGAGCGGGGCTACAGACAAGTATTCAGGATCTGGGTCGTCCAGGCATGATGCACTGTGGAATTCCATGGGGAGGTGCTGCCGACCCACTATCGATGAAAATAGCCAACCTGTTATTAGGAAACCCGTTAGGGCACCCAACCTTTGAGATCACCCTGCTCGGCCCTAGAATCGAATTCCTCTGCAATCTCACTATCGCTATAGCCGGAGGCCAATTCAGAGGCTCCTTAAATAACGAGTCAATTGATAATTTCCGAACCTATAGGGTTAAGCCTGGTGATATTTTGGATATAGCTCAAGCTATTTCCGGTGCAAGAATCTACCTTGCGATTTCTGCCAAGATAGACGCACCCAATATCTTAGGTAGCTCTGCAACTCACATTATTAGTAAATTTGGCGCAAATAGTGGCAAACCGATCACATCTAACGAAGTCATCCACTTTAAAGAAGTCCACACCGCAAAAGAATCTGTACTAAATAAAAGATTTCACCTTCACTACTCACATAATTCAAAGCTACGGCTAGTGGCTGGACCAGAGAGCAACTTATTTTCCAAGAAATTTATTGAACACTTTTACGGCTCAACCTATCTGGTTTCTACCCAAAGCAATCGTATGGGCATTCGTCTATCCACTAAAAACAATTCTACAATTCATAAAATTACAAACGGAAAGACACAACTATCATCAGCAGGACTCTATCCCGGCAGCATTCAAGTACCACCCGATGCCAATCCTATTATTTCCTTTATTGAGGGACAGACTATTGGCGGGTACCCCCGAATAGGCCATATTATAAAATCGGAACTTCATCGCCTGGGCCAGCTAGCCCCAAAAAACAAAATCACATTTCAAGAAATAAGCATTGAAGAATCGCGCGAAATTTTCAAAAAGAAACAAGACCTAATTAAAAAACTCCAACAGAGCCTGAATCTTAAACACAGGGAGGCACTATCCCTTTAA
- a CDS encoding mannose-1-phosphate guanylyltransferase/mannose-6-phosphate isomerase yields MIPVILCGGTGSRLWPLSREAYPKQFLPLIGGETMLQATVRRLEGIEPLQAPILVCNEEHRFAAAEQLQEIGHGAQSILLEPCARNTAPAIALAALAALESGADPLLLVLPADHAVSDEANFQESVESARALAEQGHLVTFGIVPTRAETGYGYIRRGDKLAETAWKVAEFVEKPDTETAEAYLASGDYSWNSGMFLFRASRYLEELERYRADILTACRSAYKSAARDLDFTRVDREAFAACADESVDYAVMEPTESAAVVPMDAGWSDVGSWQGLWELAKRDANDNLLQGDVLLEDSQRCLVRGESRLVSLLGVSDLVVVDTDDALLIADRQRVQEVKKLVSNLKSTGRSEAQRHRKVYRPWGYYDSIDAGPRFQVKRIVVKPGQQLSLQMHHHRAEHWVVVQGTAKVTRGEEEVLITENQSTYIPLGVVHRLENPGTIPLELIEVQSGSYLGEDDIVRLDDEYGRN; encoded by the coding sequence ATGATTCCTGTGATTCTCTGTGGTGGCACCGGCTCGCGCCTGTGGCCACTCTCTCGCGAGGCCTACCCTAAACAGTTCCTACCCCTTATCGGTGGTGAAACGATGTTACAGGCAACCGTAAGGCGCCTGGAGGGCATTGAGCCATTACAGGCGCCGATCCTGGTATGCAACGAAGAGCATCGTTTTGCCGCCGCCGAGCAATTGCAGGAAATCGGCCACGGAGCCCAGTCCATTTTACTGGAGCCCTGCGCGCGCAATACTGCACCGGCTATTGCCCTGGCTGCCCTGGCAGCACTGGAGTCAGGAGCTGACCCTTTACTGCTGGTATTACCGGCAGACCACGCCGTTTCCGACGAGGCAAATTTTCAGGAGTCTGTAGAGTCGGCCCGAGCCCTGGCTGAGCAGGGGCATCTGGTCACTTTTGGCATTGTGCCGACCCGGGCGGAGACCGGCTACGGCTACATTCGGCGCGGGGATAAATTGGCGGAAACTGCTTGGAAAGTGGCGGAGTTCGTCGAAAAGCCGGACACTGAAACCGCTGAAGCTTACCTGGCCTCCGGGGATTACTCCTGGAACAGTGGCATGTTCCTGTTCCGCGCCTCCCGCTATCTGGAGGAGTTGGAGCGGTACCGTGCAGATATTCTCACAGCCTGCCGCAGTGCCTATAAGAGTGCCGCGAGGGATCTGGATTTTACCCGGGTGGATAGAGAGGCTTTTGCAGCCTGCGCAGATGAGTCTGTGGATTATGCAGTAATGGAGCCGACGGAATCCGCGGCAGTTGTACCTATGGATGCGGGTTGGAGCGATGTGGGCTCCTGGCAGGGGCTATGGGAGTTAGCAAAACGTGATGCCAATGACAATTTGCTTCAGGGTGATGTGTTGCTAGAAGACTCCCAGCGCTGCCTGGTGCGTGGTGAGAGCCGCTTGGTCAGCCTTCTCGGTGTATCCGACCTGGTTGTTGTCGATACTGACGATGCGCTTCTGATCGCTGACCGGCAGCGGGTCCAGGAAGTCAAAAAACTGGTCAGTAACCTCAAGAGCACTGGCCGCAGTGAGGCCCAAAGGCACCGCAAGGTATATAGGCCCTGGGGCTACTACGACTCGATTGATGCGGGTCCACGCTTTCAGGTGAAGCGTATTGTGGTGAAGCCGGGTCAGCAGCTATCCCTGCAGATGCATCACCACCGCGCTGAACACTGGGTTGTGGTGCAGGGAACTGCGAAGGTTACCCGGGGTGAAGAAGAGGTCCTAATCACCGAGAACCAATCGACTTATATCCCGCTGGGGGTGGTCCACCGTTTGGAGAACCCCGGTACGATTCCCTTGGAGCTGATTGAGGTGCAATCCGGCAGTTATCTCGGGGAGGATGACATTGTCCGCCTCGATGATGAGTACGGTCGTAACTAG
- a CDS encoding pectin acetylesterase-family hydrolase, giving the protein MIKILRGFISILLASSLLITAHANAEPGDYNFWTTLKHLFDPPNADAPVTSQQAEGMYPLTMDDPSFNDDFDPGDYNTWQKIDVPTNTGAMCGNGSPYKFFVHRVPDTSNTIFYFEGGGACWDYESCSGQAGIRGARNPNGIPDDYLSNVHLLDFTNFENLTTAGVSPLIYTHHPYDQYKTGEWNMVYVPYCTGDIYVGDKTEIYEDTTGENPDLIWHHNGLRNVQAVTSWVKNNLQKPKQMLAAGCSAGSIGALFNYSKLREDMNVDYGYLLDDSGPLYQAPLDGSDSTQYPSLPLHKEVLRSWTTYTADSDESSENPITMLKAITPGFEANQLASLYAALSNKFPSDRLGITHFLADGNFSSYSYERFYEDIYNDPDADSRLNKLRQRWQKDTHENLIPLLDQTSNWGYYFPMFRNLNESHCTTIIDLNYGEIAEHGLELKDFLDNIVNHNGGGMIRAYETDEVSDYEDNSNWFYDLIGLFM; this is encoded by the coding sequence ATGATAAAAATTCTCCGTGGTTTTATTTCAATACTCTTAGCGAGTTCTCTACTTATCACAGCGCATGCAAATGCAGAACCGGGTGATTACAACTTCTGGACTACCCTAAAGCATTTGTTTGATCCACCCAATGCCGATGCGCCAGTCACCTCACAGCAAGCTGAAGGGATGTATCCACTAACTATGGATGATCCCAGTTTTAATGATGATTTTGATCCTGGCGACTACAACACCTGGCAAAAAATTGATGTACCTACCAATACAGGTGCCATGTGTGGGAATGGATCACCCTATAAGTTCTTTGTTCACCGTGTTCCAGATACCAGTAACACCATTTTCTATTTCGAGGGTGGTGGGGCATGCTGGGACTATGAAAGCTGCTCAGGACAAGCTGGTATTCGCGGGGCTCGCAACCCCAATGGCATTCCCGATGATTACCTAAGCAATGTGCACTTGTTAGATTTTACAAATTTCGAAAATCTTACTACCGCTGGCGTATCCCCTTTGATTTATACACATCACCCCTACGACCAGTATAAAACTGGCGAGTGGAATATGGTTTATGTACCGTATTGCACAGGGGATATCTACGTAGGCGATAAAACTGAAATATACGAGGACACTACTGGCGAGAACCCCGACCTTATCTGGCACCACAATGGATTACGCAACGTTCAGGCAGTTACTTCCTGGGTGAAAAATAATTTGCAAAAACCGAAGCAGATGCTCGCTGCGGGTTGTAGTGCAGGTAGTATTGGTGCTCTGTTTAATTATTCGAAGTTGCGCGAGGATATGAATGTCGATTATGGCTATCTCCTCGATGATTCAGGCCCTCTCTATCAGGCACCTTTAGACGGGAGTGACAGCACCCAATATCCCTCTTTACCGCTACATAAAGAAGTGCTGCGTTCTTGGACTACCTATACCGCCGATAGCGATGAAAGCTCGGAAAATCCCATCACTATGTTAAAAGCCATAACACCGGGATTCGAAGCCAATCAGCTAGCCTCACTTTATGCTGCGCTTTCCAATAAATTCCCCTCAGATCGACTGGGTATTACGCACTTTCTTGCTGACGGGAATTTTTCATCGTACTCCTACGAGAGATTTTATGAGGATATTTATAATGATCCCGATGCAGACTCCCGTTTAAATAAATTGCGACAGCGCTGGCAGAAAGATACCCATGAAAATTTGATTCCACTGCTGGATCAAACTAGTAACTGGGGCTATTACTTCCCGATGTTCCGCAACTTGAACGAGAGCCACTGCACAACCATTATCGATTTAAACTATGGTGAGATTGCCGAGCACGGGCTTGAATTAAAAGATTTCCTCGACAACATCGTCAATCATAACGGTGGAGGAATGATTCGGGCATACGAAACCGATGAGGTTTCAGATTATGAGGACAATAGTAACTGGTTCTATGATCTGATCGGCTTGTTTATGTAA
- the pxpB gene encoding 5-oxoprolinase subunit PxpB has translation MTHPAPHIPLAITINGDCAVDIRFSGKPCKALSRTIIGLRAALLNEVHPGIIDIIPAYQCLTVIFNPSLWDHKTLYQLLTKTTEDFLNNPAPFTSRPRIVRIPVCYEEGFSPDLEALSEHTKLSSQEIIKRHTAQRYLVHMLGFTPGFLYLGGLDPKLYCPRKETPRTRIPAGAVGIGGEQTGIYPQATPGGWQIIGQTPLSLFQPAEPSPFIAAPLDEIEFYAIDSQQFHILSQSTKSSSP, from the coding sequence GTGACACACCCTGCCCCCCATATACCATTAGCTATTACCATTAACGGAGATTGTGCAGTAGATATCCGCTTTTCCGGCAAACCATGCAAAGCTCTTAGCCGGACAATTATCGGTTTGAGAGCGGCTCTATTAAATGAAGTGCATCCAGGTATCATTGATATCATTCCTGCATACCAGTGCTTAACTGTTATTTTCAATCCTTCCCTATGGGATCACAAAACCTTATACCAATTACTCACTAAAACTACCGAGGACTTTCTAAACAACCCTGCCCCCTTCACCAGTAGACCACGTATAGTGCGTATTCCCGTATGCTACGAAGAAGGCTTTTCTCCAGACCTTGAGGCATTATCAGAACATACCAAATTATCGTCACAGGAAATCATCAAACGACATACCGCACAACGTTACTTAGTGCATATGTTGGGCTTTACTCCAGGCTTCTTATACCTTGGCGGACTTGACCCAAAGCTATATTGCCCCAGAAAAGAAACTCCCCGAACCAGAATTCCCGCAGGCGCTGTCGGGATAGGTGGAGAACAAACAGGCATCTACCCACAAGCTACACCGGGGGGATGGCAAATTATTGGCCAGACACCCCTTAGTCTTTTTCAACCTGCGGAACCCTCCCCATTTATCGCTGCACCTTTAGATGAAATTGAATTTTATGCAATAGATTCTCAGCAATTTCATATACTCTCGCAGAGTACTAAAAGTAGTTCACCCTAA
- the pxpA gene encoding 5-oxoprolinase subunit PxpA: protein MNIDINCDLGEGADLHSCDRDAQIMPFISRCNIACGGHAGTPEIMGRSIENALKNSLKIGAHPSYPDRENFGRKSLVIPQNKLLDSLCAQVNQLENIARSLGATLDHIKLHGALYNDTESNRELAKSIITLLDKEYPSLKIIGLANAAMQFAAAKQNKTFIREGFMDRQYLSNNQLAPRSMAGAVIAETEQCLQQAICLAKGLEFNDYLGEKLQFSVDTICLHGDNPQAPIIARQLNQHLNANGVSIAR, encoded by the coding sequence GTGAACATTGATATCAACTGCGATCTGGGTGAAGGTGCTGATTTACACAGCTGTGACAGGGACGCCCAAATCATGCCGTTTATTTCCCGTTGCAATATAGCTTGCGGCGGTCACGCTGGCACTCCCGAGATCATGGGTAGATCAATCGAAAACGCCCTAAAAAATAGTTTAAAAATCGGCGCGCACCCCAGCTACCCCGACAGGGAAAATTTTGGCCGCAAATCTCTAGTTATTCCTCAAAATAAATTACTCGACTCTCTTTGCGCACAAGTAAACCAACTAGAAAATATCGCGCGTAGCCTAGGAGCAACTTTAGACCATATTAAACTACACGGCGCTCTCTACAATGATACAGAGTCAAACAGAGAACTCGCTAAAAGTATTATTACCCTACTCGACAAAGAATATCCTTCACTGAAAATTATTGGGTTAGCCAACGCTGCCATGCAGTTCGCTGCTGCCAAACAAAATAAAACATTTATTCGCGAAGGATTTATGGATAGGCAGTACCTCAGCAATAACCAACTAGCTCCACGCTCAATGGCGGGTGCTGTTATTGCTGAGACAGAACAGTGCTTACAGCAGGCTATCTGCTTGGCAAAGGGCTTAGAATTTAACGATTATCTTGGTGAAAAATTGCAATTCTCTGTGGATACCATCTGCCTCCACGGCGATAATCCCCAAGCGCCCATTATCGCCAGACAACTTAATCAACATCTCAATGCAAACGGCGTGAGTATAGCTCGGTGA